In Helicoverpa armigera isolate CAAS_96S chromosome 20, ASM3070526v1, whole genome shotgun sequence, one DNA window encodes the following:
- the LOC135118293 gene encoding uncharacterized protein LOC135118293: MSGPTSADHLFPSEDEYEEQQTRVKHVKDSSSASSSSRSGDAAKRSASKSSHPDSKKKKLKTMSPTVHPISPVMKPQRSDMKTTSHDLFGSDSDDDREEIAASNLKAPRVSSSRKIEKESGIDINEPNNELIEKDIDIHNPSNELIEKEIDIHDPNNELIICKKCQIELPKTELKYHLRTNVHKSNSLVQSHFNNIFVIASAFKNRIITYRLNPAQGVEYCTPEAFLCENTNDVLKLIHMSLLKNTCVKINFELFAHFVLPKTSEQQLKSFNTKYKVICNNTILSDFYSNAIELLKCKMSEFEHKESGWSFKSVSHLEINVNKYCPMRGGTYLELPKT, translated from the exons at gtcgGGACCAACTTCTGCTGATCACCTCTTTCCCTCCGAAGACGAATATGAGGAACAACAGACACGGGTGAAACACGTGAAGGATTCGTCATCAGCGTCTTCATCTTCACGCTCCGGCGATGCTGCTAAGAGAAGCGCCAGCAAATCATCGCATCCGGACAGTAAGAAGAAGAAGCTCAAGACGATGTCGCCTACTGTTCATCCCATCAGTCCTGTTATGAAGCCCCAGAGAAGCGATATGAAGACCACGAGCCATGACTTATTTGGTAGTGACAGCGACGATGATCGTGAAGAGATAGCAGCAAGTAATTTAAagg cacCTCGAGTATCTTCCTCGCGGAAGATTGAAAAAGAATCCGGAATTGATATCAATGAAcctaataatgaattaatagaaaaagaTATTGATATCCATAATCCTAGTAAtgaattaatagaaaaagaaattgatatCCATGATCCTAACAATGAattaataatatgcaaaaaatgtCAGATTGAATTACCGAAAACTGAATTGAAATATCATTTAAGAACTAATGTACATAAGTCAAATAGTTTAGTTCAAAGCCATTTTAACAATATCTTTGTAATTGCAAGTGCTTTCAAAAACAGAATCATAACATATCGTTTAAACCCTGCACAAGGTGTTGAATACTGTACACCCGAAGCATTCTTGTGTGAGAATACGAACGATGTCCTGAAACTTATACATATGTCTTTATTGAAGAATACTTGTGTCAAGATTAACTTCGAGTTGTTTGCCCACTTTGTGTTACCAAAAACAAGTGAGCAACAACTTAAGTCGTTTAATAcgaaatataaagttatttgtaataacACGATTTTAAGTGACTTCTATTCGAATGCTATTGAacttttaaaatgcaaaatgtcAGAATTCGAACACAAAGAATCTGGATGGTCTTTTAAATCAGTGAGCCATCTTGAAatcaatgttaataaatattgtccTATGAGAGGTGGTACTTACCTTGAATtaccaaaaacttaa
- the LOC110373412 gene encoding dimethyladenosine transferase 2, mitochondrial, which produces MIKSSVCFVGLLTKKNNLKYYLRLCHKTNRQQKEKPLPKLATDVVNYINSTPDYKDIKDKVPNALLKKYKSPESMYIINKKTANEIVNTIKNRINNDSPLIEVNPGFGFLSEELLQCQNNPIYMYEMSSQFSTHINKLQEKYPGRIKFKVADFFGMWKLAFKDKMDQGNRIEELLGDLCTDDKDRVVKIIGSMPGLSFVKHLINNIIFHNSTNQLGKPDLFITMPGHHYKFLTDNEVQLRKHRSIPALFQMLFDHKVLTSVPKVHFLPWTHKTDSKKNSLIEEHTLLLVNITQKDKLPCPSEYLPLLWYFFRPHMFSKSTRVIPMLEQWIPGCGVWLITGQDPPDTNKELAPNKDDAQLPHMTIFTEFGDLNLQQKITVFKKFISWPEFDQCQFRVTMENNLPKFITHLDDNDKEGIGTHIEDIEHSDVESDS; this is translated from the exons ATGATTAAAAGCTCAGTATGTTTTGTTGGTCTTCTTACCAAGAAGAATaaccttaaatattatttaaggtTATGTCATAAAACTAACAGGCAACAGAAGGAAAAACCTCTTCCAAAATTGGCCACtgatgttgtaaattacatAAATTCCACACCTGACTATAAAGACATAAAAGACAAGGTACCTAATGCACTTCTTAAGAAGTACAAATCGCCAGAGAGTATGTATATCATTAATAAGAAAACCGCTAATGAAATAgtaaacacaattaaaaatcgTATAAATAACGATTCCCCATTAATTGAAGTAAATCCAGGATTTGGATTTCTGAGTGAAGAGTTACTGCAATGTCAAAATAATCCTATTTACATGTATGAAATGTCTAGCCAATTCTCAACTCATATAAAT aaattacaagaaaagtaTCCTGgaagaataaaatttaaagtagCAGACTTCTTTGGTATGTGGAAATTGGCATTTAAAGATAAAATGGACCAAGGAAATAGAATTGAAGAGTTACTTGGTGATCTTTGCACAGATGACAAAG atagAGTAGTTAAAATAATTGGATCAATGCCAGGATTAtcttttgttaaacatttaattaataatataatatttcacaaCTCTACAAATCAACTTGGGAAACCTGATCTTTTTATCACTATGCCAGGACACCATTACAAA tttcttaCAGATAATGAAGTGCAGTTGAGAAAGCACAGATCAATACCAGCAttatttcaaatgctttttgaTCATAAAGTGTTAACAAGTGTCCCAAAAGTTCACTTTTTGCCATGGACACACAAGACTGACAGCAAAAAAAATTCATTA ATTGAAGAACACACACTTCTGCTAGTAAACATCACACAAAAGGACAAATTACCATGTCCATCAGAATATTTACCGCTGCTTTGGTATTTTTTCAGGCCACACATGTTTTCCAAATCAACCAGAGTTATACCAATGTTAGA gcaatGGATACCTGGTTGTGGTGTATGGCTTATAACTGGTCAAGATCCTCCTGACACAAACAAAGAATTAGCACCTAATAAAGATGACGCCCAATTACCCCACATGACAATATTTACTGAATTTGGAGATTTAAATCTGCagcaaaaaataactgtttttaaaAA gtttaTTTCTTGGCCCGAGTTTGATCAATGTCAGTTTAGGGTTACAATGGAAAATAATTTACCGAAGTTCATCACTCATCTAGATGACAATGACAAGGAAGGGATAGGTACTCATATTGAAGACATAGAACATTCCGATGTAGAAAGTGATTCATAa
- the LOC110373460 gene encoding uncharacterized protein LOC110373460 isoform X2 has product MFTYNLVAKLSFSWNTTVKLGSQYELKAVNIDGCDSRIPCHVTVGEDVPVSLDFYADSVSRNLDQNVVIHINHLNLRTRVSPERCEIYDCAVTTGMVTSFTSLMSVPTTIALNQRGYLFWRIENEEGKQVLCYSVMVQTQSPLQKLMRKFLHTVPATLEKQS; this is encoded by the exons ATGTTTACATACAATTTAGTTGCAAAACTTTCATTCTCTTGGAATACCACTGTGAAACTTG GGTCGCAGTACGAGTTGAAGGCTGTGAATATTGACGGGTGTGACTCGCGGATACCATGCCACGTGACGGTAGGAGAAGATGTCCCAGTCAGCTTGGACTTCTATGCAG attCTGTATCACGGAACCTGGATCAAAATGTCGTGATACATATTAATCACCTTAATCTGAGAACGCGAGTAAGTCCAG AGCGCTGTGAGATCTACGACTGCGCAGTGACAACGGGAATGGTGACTTCCTTTACCAGCCTGATGTCGGTGCCCACCACTATAGCTTTG AACCAGCGAGGTTACCTGTTTTGGAGAATAGAAAATGAAGAGGGAAAGCAAGTATTGTGTTACTCAGTGATGGTGCAAACACAAAGTCCACTACAGAAACTAATGCGAAAATTCTTGCACACAGTTCCTGCGACACTGGAAAAACAATCATGA
- the LOC110373460 gene encoding uncharacterized protein LOC110373460 isoform X1 has product MFLVYVIFLLQLFIGDLRASVIFQDCGSQYELKAVNIDGCDSRIPCHVTVGEDVPVSLDFYADSVSRNLDQNVVIHINHLNLRTRVSPERCEIYDCAVTTGMVTSFTSLMSVPTTIALNQRGYLFWRIENEEGKQVLCYSVMVQTQSPLQKLMRKFLHTVPATLEKQS; this is encoded by the exons atgtttttagtgTACGTAATATTTTTGCTGCAGTTGTTTATCGGAGACTTGCGAGCAAGCGTCATCTTTCAGGACTGTG GGTCGCAGTACGAGTTGAAGGCTGTGAATATTGACGGGTGTGACTCGCGGATACCATGCCACGTGACGGTAGGAGAAGATGTCCCAGTCAGCTTGGACTTCTATGCAG attCTGTATCACGGAACCTGGATCAAAATGTCGTGATACATATTAATCACCTTAATCTGAGAACGCGAGTAAGTCCAG AGCGCTGTGAGATCTACGACTGCGCAGTGACAACGGGAATGGTGACTTCCTTTACCAGCCTGATGTCGGTGCCCACCACTATAGCTTTG AACCAGCGAGGTTACCTGTTTTGGAGAATAGAAAATGAAGAGGGAAAGCAAGTATTGTGTTACTCAGTGATGGTGCAAACACAAAGTCCACTACAGAAACTAATGCGAAAATTCTTGCACACAGTTCCTGCGACACTGGAAAAACAATCATGA
- the LOC110373468 gene encoding NPC intracellular cholesterol transporter 2, with the protein MVALRVVVCFAVLAASAVATNVRQCPGKSIENLSDNVQLSPCQKPPCKLKKGTDQSITINFTPETDIKDVVNKVSADVAGINLPFVGVDGNSICDKIFTESGEKASCPVKAGTKYTYKDSFPVYAFYPSLKVKVHWALSNADTKSDFMCFEVPAQIA; encoded by the exons ATGGTCGCTCTCCGTGTAGTCGTGTGCTTCGCCGTGCTCGCGGCCTCAGCTGTCGCCACCAACGTGCGCCAGTGTCCAG gtaaatCCATCGAAAACCTGAGCGACAACGTGCAGCTGTCTCCATGCCAGAAGCCTCCCTGCAAGCTCAAGAAAGGCACTGATCAATCCATCACCATCAACTTCACACCAG AAACGGACATTAAGGATGTCGTGAACAAAGTCAGTGCAGATGTCGCTGGGATCAACCTACCGTTCGTGGGAGTGGACGGAAATTCCATCTGTGACAAGATTTTCACAGAGAGTGGCGAAAAAGCCTCATGTCCAGTCAAAGCGGGTACTAAATACACCTATAAAGATTCCTTCCCGGTGTACGCTTTCTACCCGTCGTTGAAGGTGAAGGTACATTGGGCGCTAAGCAACGCAGACACCAAATCAGACTTCATGTGCTTTGAAGTGCCTGCACAAATTGCGTAA
- the LOC110373467 gene encoding ecdysteroid-regulated 16 kDa protein: MILKVWFVAAIATIALTTVCSGKVTPAEQCPGESFEGLQDRIQVKPCGKTRCKLAKNTNITVIFKFSAEEEVKTLTNEVLALVSGLPIPFFGVDGSDACGDVQRSDTGEKASCPLPAGHDYLYTNVFPVLPIYPTLSTRVHWSLRDGNKRLICFEVPAVITEGKH; the protein is encoded by the exons atgattttgaaaGTGTGGTTCGTTGCAGCGATAGCAACAATCGCTTTGACTACTGTCTGTAGTGGTAAAGTAACACCAGCGGAGCAATGTCCAG GGGAGTCGTTTGAAGGCTTGCAGGACAGGATCCAAGTGAAACCGTGCGGCAAAACACGTTGCAAGCTGGCGAAGAACACGAATATAACCGTCATATTTAAATTCTCTGCAG AGGAAGAAGTCAAAACTCTGACGAACGAGGTGTTGGCGTTAGTATCAGGTTTGCCGATTCCGTTCTTCGGCGTGGACGGGAGCGACGCCTGTGGTGACGTGCAGCGTTCCGACACGGGCGAGAAGGCGAGCTGCCCGCTGCCAGCCGGCCACGACTACTTGTACACCAACGTGTTCCCCGTGCTTCCTATCTACCCCACGCTCAGCACCAGGGTGCACTGGAGCCTGAGAGACGGTAACAAACGACTGATATGTTTCGAGGTACCGGCGGTCATTACGGAGGGCAAACATTAA